Part of the Paenibacillus kyungheensis genome, TGTTCATTTGACACCAGATCTATATTGCCAAATGTTTAGTTGGTTATGATTTTATCAGGAACGGTCTCTCATTTCCATAATTACTCTGTAGAAACCCTATTTATTATCAAAAATAACAACAAATAGCCACTCTTTGTTTATAAAGAAGTAGCTATTTGGAGTCATTACATAACCGGTTCTATTTCAAATTGCGGATCGCCGCTTTTAATTAATACTTTGATCGCGTCTTGATTGGTATTTACGAAAATATAACGATCGGTATCGACATCTTTGGCTTGCCAGTCTTTCAGACGGATAATAAAGCCTACACTGGTCTCCTCAGGGGCTACAATAATTTTGGCAACCGCTCTGCCTTCTTCGATCCGTTCAAAATCCACCTGTCTGTGACCTAAAATCGGCCCCCATACCCACAGATTCCAACCTTTGTAATCTTGATTCGGACGCTCGTATTCCACTTCAATACTGCGAGGAATATAAGGTAACACTTCTACCAACCACTGTGCAGTCGCTTTGCCACAAGAAGCAGTAATCTTCGCTGTACCCGGACGAATACCACGTACCAATCCATCTTTGTTAACACGAATAATTCGTTTGTCGCTGGAATCCCAATATACTTTCGGGCGAGCAATAGGACGACTGTATTGATCTAGCACTTCCGCTTTTAACGGAATGCGTTTGCCACCATACACCTGATGTTCTCCATGCAAATGAATCATATGTGGCACCAAAGTCTCCACATGTAACAAAAGCGTACTTTTCACACTGCCACAAGAAGCACAGATTGTACTGTCTCCTTCGTGTAGAGCAATAATCTGTCCATTTTCACGAACGATAATATTTTGCTCATTGGAAGAACGGAACACTACAGCTTCTGCTTCAAAAATACGTCCCCGTTGATCGCGCGGAGTTACTTTGAGTTGTAACTTTTCACCTGGCTCCATAATACTTGGCGTATAATCCCACTCCAAGCTAGCTGCTACTGGAATATATTGATCTTCTTCATCGTACAATACCATCATAGATAGCTGTGGAACGATCACTTCTTGACCGACTACACTTGCTAATGGATGAATACCGGCTTGGTTCTCATTAACAACGATTTGCCATGGACTGACCGATGCTGGCAAAGACACGGTCTGATCATGAGTACTAGCGTTATAAATGACTATAATTCGGTTCCATTTATCACCATGCGCATATTCTCCCAGTTGAAACGCAACCACTTGCTTATCACTACGCAATACTTTTAAATGTTTTTCGACATCTTCTCGTTGATCCATACGAAAAGCAGGATGAGAGCGCCTTAACTGAATTAGACCTTGATAATAATCAAACACAGGACGGAAACGATGTTTATTTTTCCAGCGTAATCCATTGATCACATCAGGGCTACGATAACTATTATGATCGCCAAATTTGGTACGTAACATTTCATCACCAGCATGGATAAATGGAATCCCCTGACTGGTTAACACAATACCATTAGCTAATAAAGAGCGACGAACCCAATCATTCGATAATACATGTTCAGGATCGATATATTTGTAAGGCTCTGCCGCTTGTACTGCTTCTTCTACACTGCTTCCATCGGCTAATTGACCGTTATCCATATGCAGGAATGAAAGTGCATCATCTTGCCCGTAAGTGCGTACAAGCTTGTCCCATAGATTCAAATTATCATGAGCAGTCACATAGTTGACCGTTTCACTAGGATGATCGGTAAAGTCTCCGATAGCGCCATAAATGCCTTTGACAACATCGCCTTCTACGCCAAATGATCCTGTAGCAAATCCCTGTGTATCTCCATCGCTATCGCCTTTGATCGCTTCACGGAAATTATCATTAAATACAGCAAATCCTTTACCGCGTTGAGAGCCTTTCAATGTCTGTTGTGGAAGAAGTGACCAACCACCTGTCCACGGCTCTCCATAGATCAATATACAAGGGTCTACATCACGACGTAGCTCTTG contains:
- the pulA gene encoding type I pullulanase; translated protein: MLDKMNHSLIRNLDVAADYFYDIDDLGLHYTPQQSIFKLWAPDAIQMDLMLYTDMGVYDEDGLVHDHTTGEAHKMKAEEGGVWQCVQYGDLAGQYYMYRATFADGSVQYAVDPYARAVSPNGQRTAIVDLQTTNPEGWENDIKPRMSSVTDAVIYELHVRDFSIDESSRMKHKGQYLAFTEKGLQDEHGNSIGIDHLKELGVTHVHLLPIADFHTVNELKVQDPESTQIKYNWGYDPQHYNVPEGAYATDPTDPTSRIREFKRLIQALHAQGLRVVMDVVYNHTYSVDDGPFDRLVPGYFYRTDEKGQLTNGSGVGNEIATERPMVRKYIKDSLRYWANEYHLDGFRFDLMGLIDTDTVTQLTQELRRDVDPCILIYGEPWTGGWSLLPQQTLKGSQRGKGFAVFNDNFREAIKGDSDGDTQGFATGSFGVEGDVVKGIYGAIGDFTDHPSETVNYVTAHDNLNLWDKLVRTYGQDDALSFLHMDNGQLADGSSVEEAVQAAEPYKYIDPEHVLSNDWVRRSLLANGIVLTSQGIPFIHAGDEMLRTKFGDHNSYRSPDVINGLRWKNKHRFRPVFDYYQGLIQLRRSHPAFRMDQREDVEKHLKVLRSDKQVVAFQLGEYAHGDKWNRIIVIYNASTHDQTVSLPASVSPWQIVVNENQAGIHPLASVVGQEVIVPQLSMMVLYDEEDQYIPVAASLEWDYTPSIMEPGEKLQLKVTPRDQRGRIFEAEAVVFRSSNEQNIIVRENGQIIALHEGDSTICASCGSVKSTLLLHVETLVPHMIHLHGEHQVYGGKRIPLKAEVLDQYSRPIARPKVYWDSSDKRIIRVNKDGLVRGIRPGTAKITASCGKATAQWLVEVLPYIPRSIEVEYERPNQDYKGWNLWVWGPILGHRQVDFERIEEGRAVAKIIVAPEETSVGFIIRLKDWQAKDVDTDRYIFVNTNQDAIKVLIKSGDPQFEIEPVM